AGCGCGTCGACGCCCGCTTGAATGCACCGCGAGAGCGCGACCTGCGTGCTGTCGGTCGGCGAGACCGGGATGATCTCGCCGCCGTCGGCCATCACGGCGTCGTCCGACCGGAACGCCTCGACCACGTCGGCGTGTTCGTCGGGCACGTCCTCGTGCATGACCTCACTCACGCGCAGCACCTGGAGCTGTTTCAGGGTCCGGTCCGGGCCGATGAAGTCCTCGACGAACTTCGTTGCGGGCTCGTCGAGCAGCCGGGACGGAGTGTCGTACTGGACGAGTTTCCCGCCGTTCATCACCGCGATCCGATCGCCCATCTTGAGCGCCTCGTCGATGTCGTGGGTCACGAAGACGATGGTGGTGTCGAGCTCGGTCTGGATGTCGAGGAACTCGTCCTGGAGCTCCTCGCGGGTGATGGGATCGAGCGCGCCGAACGGCTCGTCCATCAGGATGACCGCTGGATCGGCCGCGAGCGCCCGCGCGACGCCGACGCGCTGGCGCTGGCCGCCCGAGAGCTCGGTGGGGTAGCTGTCGCGGTACTCGTCAGCCGGGAGCCCCATCAGATCGAGCAGTTCGTCCACCCGATCGTCGATCCGGTCGCGGTCCCAGTCCTTGAGTTCGGGCACCGTGGCGACGTTCTCGCCGACGGTCATGTGATCGAACAGCCCGATGTCCTGGATCACGTAGCCGATGTCCTGGCGGAGCGCGGTCGCCGGGAGGTCGCGGACGTCGGTGCCGTCGTAGTACACCGTGCCCTCGGTCGGCTCTTCGAGCCGGTTGACCAGCTGCATCGTGGTGGTCTTCCCGCAGCCCGAGGGCCCGACGAGCACCGTCGTCGTGCCGGCCTCGACCTCGAAATCGATGCCATCGACGGCGTGTGTGCCGTCGTCGTACCGCTTGTGAACGTTGTCGAATCGGATCATGTGAGTTGTGCGCGGACCGTCTGGATGGTTCGGGTGACGTACGTCGGATCGAGCTGCTCGCCGTTGCGCAGCCGGAGTCCGCGCTCGACGAGCGCGAACAGGTAATCGAACGCGAGCGCGAGCACCGAGATCAGCACTGTCGTGACGACGATCATCGCGGTGTCGCCCTGGCTGATGCCGTAGAAGACGAAGTGGCCGAGACCGGGCCCGCCGATGAACGCGCCGATCGCGGCGAGCCCCACGAGGATGACCACGGCGTTCCTGATGCCGGCCATCACCACCGGGAGCGCCACCGGCAGGCGGACCCGCCGGAGGCGCTCGATCCGGTTCATGCCGAGTCCGGTGCCGGCCTCGACCGCGGCGGCGTCGGCCTGCGTGACGCCGATGTAGGTGTTGCGGATGATCGGGAGCTGGGCGTACCCTATCAGCGCGGCGATCACCGGCGGCGCGCCGATCCCGAGCGAGGGGATGAGCACGCCGAAGAGCGCGATCGCGGGGAGCGTGAGCAACACGCCCGCGATCCAGAGCACGACCGTCGCCGCCCGGTCGTTGTAACTGATCCCGATACCGAGTC
This portion of the Halococcus agarilyticus genome encodes:
- a CDS encoding ABC transporter ATP-binding protein; this translates as MIRFDNVHKRYDDGTHAVDGIDFEVEAGTTTVLVGPSGCGKTTTMQLVNRLEEPTEGTVYYDGTDVRDLPATALRQDIGYVIQDIGLFDHMTVGENVATVPELKDWDRDRIDDRVDELLDLMGLPADEYRDSYPTELSGGQRQRVGVARALAADPAVILMDEPFGALDPITREELQDEFLDIQTELDTTIVFVTHDIDEALKMGDRIAVMNGGKLVQYDTPSRLLDEPATKFVEDFIGPDRTLKQLQVLRVSEVMHEDVPDEHADVVEAFRSDDAVMADGGEIIPVSPTDSTQVALSRCIQAGVDALPVVENADVVGVVTEAAIRAQHAPDTAAETGAGAGAAAE
- a CDS encoding ABC transporter permease, with amino-acid sequence MSPALVPFVDELVGFALDNSDRLLRMSVEHVVLVLQALAIALPISIGLGIGISYNDRAATVVLWIAGVLLTLPAIALFGVLIPSLGIGAPPVIAALIGYAQLPIIRNTYIGVTQADAAAVEAGTGLGMNRIERLRRVRLPVALPVVMAGIRNAVVILVGLAAIGAFIGGPGLGHFVFYGISQGDTAMIVVTTVLISVLALAFDYLFALVERGLRLRNGEQLDPTYVTRTIQTVRAQLT